One window of Natrinema sp. SYSU A 869 genomic DNA carries:
- a CDS encoding mannonate dehydratase yields MSRSTSATVRVGVRTRSLSEGRLRYIRQLGATDIFVDHADTDEEPDEFNDRDGAETIAVGPDQIPSVSELTAARDRIEDAGLSFTGVQSLPYSMYGDIMFGREGTDDALDQITTLIRNLGQAGIPVLGYQWNPRSVVPMRTSPVETRGGAEATAFDYDELDDPDELAPGLDRAYTEAEFWDNYQYFLETVLPVAEDAGVDLALHPVDPPGLESLGGIPRLFRNIKNFERAMELVPSDNHGLKLCLGCFSQMGEDVTDVIRRFGERDQIVFIHFRDVVGTVPKFHETFVDTGNFDTATVVRTLRDIGFDGAVIPDHVPKMEGDDDWRHRARGFTVGYLRGVIDTVQSEPTRTTQLSELE; encoded by the coding sequence ATGAGTCGAAGTACCAGTGCTACCGTCCGTGTCGGCGTTCGAACGCGTTCTCTCTCGGAAGGTAGATTGCGATACATACGCCAGCTTGGTGCAACAGATATCTTCGTCGATCACGCCGATACGGACGAGGAACCCGACGAATTCAATGATCGCGATGGTGCCGAGACGATCGCAGTCGGGCCGGACCAGATTCCGTCCGTCTCGGAACTCACGGCCGCTCGAGACCGTATCGAGGACGCGGGACTATCGTTTACGGGCGTTCAATCGCTCCCGTATTCGATGTATGGTGATATCATGTTCGGGCGAGAGGGTACAGACGACGCGCTCGATCAGATCACGACCCTGATCCGAAATCTCGGGCAAGCCGGCATTCCGGTGTTAGGATATCAATGGAACCCTCGCAGCGTCGTCCCGATGCGAACGTCGCCCGTCGAGACGCGAGGCGGTGCCGAGGCGACCGCCTTCGATTACGACGAACTCGACGACCCCGACGAACTCGCACCCGGTCTCGACCGAGCGTATACTGAAGCGGAGTTCTGGGACAACTACCAGTACTTCCTCGAGACCGTGCTTCCAGTCGCAGAGGACGCCGGCGTCGACCTCGCACTGCATCCGGTCGACCCGCCAGGTCTCGAGTCGCTCGGGGGCATTCCGCGTCTGTTTCGGAACATCAAGAACTTCGAGAGGGCCATGGAGCTCGTCCCGAGCGATAATCACGGATTGAAACTCTGTCTGGGCTGTTTCTCCCAGATGGGCGAAGACGTCACCGACGTCATCCGTCGCTTCGGCGAGCGTGACCAGATCGTCTTCATCCACTTCCGCGACGTCGTCGGGACGGTACCGAAATTCCACGAGACGTTCGTCGATACGGGGAACTTCGACACCGCTACGGTGGTCAGAACGCTACGGGATATTGGGTTCGATGGGGCAGTTATTCCCGACCACGTGCCGAAGATGGAGGGGGACGACGACTGGAGACACCGGGCACGTGGGTTTACCGTCGGCTATCTTCGCGGCGTTATCGATACGGTTCAGTCGGAACCGACACGGACAACACAACTCTCAGAGCTCGAGTAG
- a CDS encoding LLM class flavin-dependent oxidoreductase → MTDVTFEYNVPVFAGAPESGTDPTHRDTPCYERLDWETTKEGVLKAEELGFDAAWAPDHLMLGRDHAEYECWTLLSALAGLTDDINLGSLVLCNDYRNPALVAKMAATLDVISDGRLELGLGAGWHEPEYEAYDWEYRDGFERLMRLDESIRLIKELWATDSGEPASFAGDRYQIDGAYCEPGPVQDPHPPILVGGQGEEVTLKLVAKHADVWNTDVFNGTPETLEHKIGVIEDHCETVGRDPDEIEYSWDGHVICTRDPEKYERLLDLMIPIQFEEEYVDQADITTEEIANEYFIMGTPEECADAIEQRIDTGVTKFQCWFVDFPETGGMELFADEVMPQFQ, encoded by the coding sequence ATGACCGACGTCACGTTTGAGTACAACGTACCGGTGTTCGCGGGCGCGCCGGAATCGGGGACGGATCCCACGCACCGCGATACGCCGTGTTACGAGCGACTCGACTGGGAGACGACGAAGGAGGGCGTCCTAAAAGCCGAGGAACTCGGCTTCGACGCCGCGTGGGCACCGGATCACCTCATGCTCGGGCGCGATCACGCCGAGTACGAGTGCTGGACGCTGTTGTCCGCACTGGCCGGCCTCACCGACGACATCAATCTCGGCTCGCTCGTCCTCTGTAACGACTACCGCAACCCCGCACTCGTCGCGAAGATGGCTGCGACACTGGACGTCATTTCCGACGGCCGGCTCGAGCTTGGACTCGGTGCGGGGTGGCACGAACCCGAGTACGAGGCCTACGACTGGGAGTACCGCGACGGCTTCGAGCGGCTGATGCGACTAGACGAGAGCATCCGCCTGATAAAGGAGCTGTGGGCCACCGATTCCGGCGAACCCGCCTCCTTCGCTGGCGATCGCTACCAGATCGACGGTGCCTACTGTGAGCCCGGGCCGGTTCAGGACCCCCATCCGCCGATCCTCGTCGGCGGCCAGGGCGAAGAGGTGACGCTGAAACTCGTCGCGAAACACGCCGACGTCTGGAACACGGACGTGTTCAACGGGACCCCGGAGACGCTCGAGCACAAGATCGGCGTCATCGAGGACCACTGCGAGACGGTCGGCCGCGATCCGGACGAGATCGAGTACTCTTGGGACGGGCACGTCATCTGTACGCGCGATCCCGAGAAATACGAGCGCCTGCTCGACCTGATGATCCCGATTCAGTTCGAAGAGGAGTACGTCGATCAGGCCGACATCACGACCGAGGAGATCGCCAATGAGTACTTCATCATGGGGACGCCCGAGGAGTGTGCCGACGCGATCGAGCAGCGGATCGACACCGGCGTCACGAAGTTCCAGTGCTGGTTCGTCGACTTCCCCGAGACCGGCGGTATGGAGCTGTTCGCCGACGAAGTAATGCCGCAGTTCCAGTAG
- a CDS encoding beta-galactosidase → MSIGVCYFPEHWPRERWETDIQQMANAGIEYVRMAEFSWRVLEPERSEFDFEWLDEIIDLIGEYEMQAVLCTPTASPPRWLVEERPEILQTDRDGTTRSVGSRRHYCFTSEAYREETDRVVRTMAERYADDSRVVGWQTDNEYGCHGTTRCYCDDCAAAFRDWVREEYETIDTLNDAWGTTFWSQQYDDFEQVDIPRPTPAQDHPSLWLDFARFASDSVVEYNRLQANLLRDANDDWFVTHNFMNLFESVDAYDVGDDLDLISWDSYPTGHAQQAGGETTTDELRAGNPDLLSFNHDLYRSVLDRPFWVMEQQPGDVNWPPHSTQPAEGAMRLWAHHATAHGADAIVYFRWRRCLEGQEQYHAGLRKQDGSPDRGYHDATRAAEELFDVDDVDAPVALLHDYENAWALSKQSHAPDFDYWQLLQSFYAAIRARGVQVDIVHPESDIESYDAVVAPTLHLLTESLADHLTAYVDSGGELLLGPRTGVKDEDNTLRPDPQPGPLSPLVGATVDQHETLPMQFERTVVRPDEPHTDYAFRTWAEWIDADTAEPVLEYAGNDIEAGRTAAVRNTVGDGCVVYCGVWPEADLANDLVGSLLGRAGVRRSDPLPEGVRVACRDGHTWVMNFGSEPIMVTLEEETSWRLGGPEIEPFDVSIADTDVVDGLSARILM, encoded by the coding sequence ATGTCAATCGGAGTATGCTACTTTCCGGAGCATTGGCCGCGCGAACGGTGGGAGACGGATATTCAGCAGATGGCCAACGCCGGAATCGAATACGTGCGCATGGCCGAGTTCTCATGGCGGGTCCTCGAGCCGGAACGCAGCGAGTTTGACTTCGAGTGGCTGGACGAAATCATCGACCTGATCGGTGAGTACGAGATGCAGGCCGTTCTGTGTACACCGACGGCGTCGCCGCCGCGGTGGTTAGTCGAGGAGCGACCCGAAATCCTCCAGACGGACCGCGACGGAACGACCAGATCGGTCGGCAGCCGACGGCACTACTGTTTCACCTCCGAGGCGTACCGCGAGGAAACCGACCGCGTCGTCCGGACGATGGCTGAGCGCTACGCCGACGATTCGCGCGTCGTCGGTTGGCAGACCGACAACGAATACGGCTGTCACGGAACGACTCGCTGTTACTGCGACGACTGTGCCGCCGCGTTCCGAGACTGGGTTCGCGAGGAGTACGAAACCATCGACACCCTCAACGACGCGTGGGGGACGACCTTCTGGAGTCAGCAGTACGACGACTTCGAACAGGTCGACATCCCACGGCCGACGCCTGCCCAGGACCATCCCTCGCTGTGGCTTGACTTCGCCCGGTTTGCGAGTGACAGCGTCGTCGAGTACAACCGACTGCAGGCGAACCTCCTGCGCGACGCGAACGACGACTGGTTCGTCACGCACAACTTCATGAACCTGTTCGAGTCGGTCGACGCCTACGACGTCGGCGACGACCTCGATCTGATCTCGTGGGACTCGTACCCGACCGGCCATGCTCAACAGGCTGGCGGCGAGACGACGACCGACGAACTCCGTGCGGGGAATCCCGATCTGCTCTCGTTCAATCACGACCTCTACCGGAGCGTGCTCGACCGGCCGTTCTGGGTGATGGAACAACAGCCAGGAGACGTCAATTGGCCGCCACACTCCACGCAGCCTGCGGAGGGAGCGATGCGTCTGTGGGCCCACCACGCGACCGCCCACGGTGCCGACGCCATCGTCTACTTCCGCTGGCGACGCTGCCTCGAGGGCCAAGAACAGTATCACGCCGGCCTCCGCAAGCAGGATGGGTCCCCGGATCGTGGGTATCACGACGCAACGCGGGCGGCCGAGGAACTGTTCGACGTCGACGATGTCGACGCACCTGTTGCCCTGCTTCACGACTACGAGAACGCGTGGGCGCTCAGTAAACAGTCCCACGCACCCGATTTCGACTACTGGCAGCTGTTACAGTCGTTCTACGCGGCGATCCGAGCACGCGGCGTTCAGGTCGACATCGTTCACCCCGAGAGCGATATCGAATCGTATGACGCGGTCGTCGCTCCGACGCTTCACCTGCTGACCGAATCGCTAGCCGACCATCTGACTGCGTACGTCGACTCCGGCGGCGAACTGCTACTCGGCCCGCGGACGGGCGTCAAAGACGAGGACAATACTCTCCGACCCGACCCCCAGCCCGGTCCGCTGTCTCCCCTCGTCGGTGCGACCGTCGACCAGCACGAGACGCTCCCGATGCAGTTCGAGCGGACCGTCGTCCGACCCGACGAGCCGCACACTGACTACGCGTTCCGGACATGGGCCGAATGGATCGACGCTGATACGGCCGAGCCGGTGCTCGAGTATGCGGGCAACGATATCGAAGCCGGACGGACAGCGGCCGTTCGAAACACGGTTGGTGACGGATGCGTCGTCTACTGCGGTGTCTGGCCCGAGGCCGACCTCGCGAACGACCTCGTCGGGTCCCTCCTCGGCCGCGCCGGCGTCCGCCGCTCGGATCCGCTCCCCGAGGGCGTTCGTGTCGCCTGCCGTGATGGCCACACGTGGGTGATGAACTTCGGGAGCGAGCCGATCATGGTGACACTCGAGGAGGAGACATCGTGGCGGCTCGGCGGCCCCGAGATCGAACCGTTCGATGTCTCGATCGCCGATACCGACGTTGTCGACGGCCTGTCCGCGCGGATTCTGATGTAG
- a CDS encoding alcohol dehydrogenase catalytic domain-containing protein, with protein MKAIVHTGPRSIEIREREKAIPDDDEVLVRVHSAGLCGSDAHAYKYEDGYEWIPIPRIMGHEYSGEIVEVGDDITDFAVGDHVVEEPIHDCGSCFQCNNGQPNVCQNFDITGMHNDGAYTEYTTVRPKDLHLIPDDVPLGHASITEPLSIATRAVFDQSHVTPGDTVLVEGPGPIGVLVAAVADSMGANVFVSGLGKDTEYRLPLVEELGIETIDIETNDLSDVVDARTDGVGFDAVFDTTGHASGIEMAIDHVRKGGQVVVVGLPGSPSEVFMTPVVRGEVDVNTSYGSTWQNFEQAIRLLSAGAIDADAIIDRSFSVDDPTAAFEAFLESETCKPVFSFADR; from the coding sequence ATGAAGGCCATAGTACATACCGGTCCCAGATCTATCGAGATTCGCGAACGTGAAAAGGCAATCCCCGACGACGACGAAGTACTCGTTCGCGTTCACTCGGCGGGGCTGTGCGGAAGCGACGCGCACGCGTACAAATACGAAGACGGCTACGAGTGGATCCCGATTCCGCGAATCATGGGCCACGAGTATTCCGGTGAGATCGTCGAGGTCGGTGATGACATCACCGACTTCGCAGTCGGCGATCACGTCGTCGAGGAGCCGATCCACGACTGCGGCTCATGTTTCCAGTGCAATAACGGGCAGCCGAACGTCTGCCAGAACTTCGATATCACGGGCATGCACAACGACGGTGCGTACACCGAGTACACGACGGTCCGCCCGAAAGATCTGCACCTGATTCCGGACGACGTCCCCCTCGGACACGCGAGCATCACCGAACCGCTCAGCATCGCGACGCGCGCGGTGTTCGATCAGTCCCATGTGACGCCGGGCGACACCGTCCTCGTGGAGGGGCCCGGCCCGATCGGCGTTCTCGTTGCGGCCGTCGCGGACTCGATGGGCGCTAACGTCTTCGTCTCGGGACTGGGCAAAGACACCGAGTATCGGCTGCCACTGGTCGAAGAGCTCGGAATCGAAACGATCGATATCGAGACGAACGACCTCTCCGACGTCGTCGACGCGCGAACTGACGGCGTCGGTTTCGACGCGGTGTTCGATACGACCGGCCACGCCAGCGGCATCGAGATGGCTATCGACCACGTCCGCAAGGGCGGACAAGTCGTCGTCGTCGGCCTCCCCGGCTCCCCCAGCGAAGTGTTCATGACACCGGTGGTTCGCGGCGAAGTCGACGTGAACACGTCCTACGGCTCGACCTGGCAGAACTTCGAGCAGGCCATCCGACTGCTATCTGCTGGTGCCATCGACGCCGACGCGATCATCGATCGCTCGTTCAGCGTCGACGACCCGACCGCCGCGTTCGAGGCGTTCCTCGAGTCGGAGACCTGCAAGCCGGTCTTCTCGTTTGCGGATCGCTGA
- a CDS encoding glycoside hydrolase family 97 protein: protein MVQVTDPDGTITVDIDPNGEFSVERSGQTVFEPSPYGLPTPYGSFPDEFELDGVRTRTIDESYELVHGKQSSPRHRAVEKTLSFEGDGGSVDLQVRAADDGIAYRYRLRGERDEYLHPGDESGFRFPPGAVAWLSDYQANHEGHSRQVPVTAIDGEYNLPGLFRVDDAWALVCEAGVDGDWMAGRLVGTSDDAPGVDIGFPESHPTSHVWADDPATTPWRVAIIGDLATVVESTLPTDLVDGPRIDGDWVEPGRVAWSWWSSGSNDRTLEEQRAYVDYAAERGWEYVLVDVGWNDEWMLDLVAYANDAGVDIELWSHFIDLNTESKREERLSKWAEWGVAGIKVDFMDSDDQGRMQFYDDLARAAAEYELTVNFHGSAVPTGLRRRWPHIMTYEGVRGAEYYKWTTNTPEHNVTLPFTRNVVGPMDYTPVTFSAERRTTSAGHELALSVVYESGLQHYADGIETYESYPIAERVLESVPAAWDETRFLRGRPGTEATFARRTGDDWFVGAITAGPAGSIEVPLSFLDEETTAVVATDADEGTGLTEYERAVSPDESLRVSVAVNGGFVIRL from the coding sequence ATGGTTCAGGTTACTGATCCCGATGGTACCATCACTGTCGACATCGACCCGAACGGGGAGTTCAGTGTAGAGCGATCTGGACAAACGGTTTTTGAACCGTCGCCCTACGGTCTTCCGACGCCGTACGGCTCGTTTCCTGACGAGTTCGAGCTCGACGGCGTGCGAACCCGTACGATCGACGAATCGTACGAACTCGTTCACGGGAAACAATCGAGCCCGCGCCACCGAGCGGTCGAGAAGACGCTCTCGTTCGAGGGCGACGGTGGCTCGGTGGACCTCCAAGTCCGCGCCGCAGACGACGGCATCGCATACCGATACCGGTTGCGAGGCGAGCGGGACGAGTATCTGCACCCGGGTGACGAGTCCGGCTTTCGATTCCCGCCGGGTGCCGTCGCATGGCTCTCCGACTATCAGGCCAACCACGAGGGACACAGTCGGCAGGTTCCGGTGACCGCCATCGACGGAGAATACAATCTCCCCGGGCTCTTCCGCGTCGACGACGCCTGGGCGCTCGTGTGCGAGGCCGGCGTCGACGGCGACTGGATGGCCGGCCGACTCGTCGGGACGTCCGACGACGCGCCGGGCGTCGACATCGGATTTCCCGAGTCCCACCCGACGTCACATGTGTGGGCCGACGACCCCGCGACGACGCCGTGGCGCGTCGCGATCATCGGTGACCTCGCGACCGTAGTCGAGTCGACGCTCCCGACCGATCTCGTCGACGGGCCACGAATCGACGGCGACTGGGTCGAACCCGGTCGCGTCGCGTGGTCGTGGTGGTCGAGCGGCTCGAACGACCGGACGCTCGAGGAACAGCGTGCCTACGTCGACTACGCCGCGGAGCGGGGCTGGGAGTACGTGCTGGTTGACGTCGGCTGGAACGACGAATGGATGCTCGACCTCGTCGCGTACGCGAACGACGCCGGCGTCGACATCGAACTCTGGTCCCATTTCATCGACCTGAACACGGAGTCCAAGCGCGAGGAACGCCTCTCGAAGTGGGCCGAGTGGGGTGTCGCCGGCATCAAGGTCGACTTCATGGACAGCGACGACCAGGGACGGATGCAGTTCTACGATGACCTCGCCCGTGCCGCCGCCGAATACGAACTGACCGTGAACTTCCACGGGTCGGCCGTCCCGACGGGGCTCCGTCGGCGCTGGCCCCACATCATGACGTACGAGGGCGTTCGCGGCGCCGAGTACTACAAGTGGACGACGAACACGCCCGAGCACAACGTGACGCTCCCCTTCACCCGCAACGTCGTCGGTCCGATGGACTACACACCCGTGACGTTCTCGGCCGAGCGACGCACGACGTCAGCGGGTCACGAACTCGCGCTGTCGGTCGTCTACGAGTCTGGACTCCAGCATTACGCCGACGGGATCGAGACCTACGAGTCGTATCCGATCGCAGAGCGCGTCCTCGAGTCCGTTCCGGCGGCCTGGGACGAGACGAGATTCCTTCGCGGACGGCCCGGGACGGAAGCCACGTTCGCGCGACGGACGGGCGACGACTGGTTCGTCGGCGCGATCACCGCCGGTCCGGCGGGATCGATCGAGGTTCCGCTCTCGTTCCTCGACGAGGAGACGACGGCCGTCGTCGCGACCGACGCCGACGAGGGAACCGGTCTCACGGAGTACGAACGCGCGGTATCGCCGGACGAATCGCTCCGCGTGTCGGTCGCGGTGAACGGCGGCTTCGTCATCCGACTCTGA
- a CDS encoding L-rhamnose mutarotase — MARIAFHLEIADGQREAYREAHEDVPTWLEAAYLDSDAGLETYSVFESDGHVFGFMELDNPEAIQDVMDTSDAQARWAEEMDGIVVDDDSDQWLDEVYRMI, encoded by the coding sequence ATGGCACGCATTGCGTTCCATCTGGAAATCGCCGACGGACAGCGTGAAGCATACCGCGAGGCCCACGAGGACGTGCCCACGTGGCTCGAAGCGGCGTATCTCGATTCCGATGCCGGACTCGAGACCTACAGCGTCTTCGAGTCGGACGGGCACGTCTTCGGGTTCATGGAACTTGACAATCCGGAGGCGATCCAAGACGTGATGGACACGAGCGACGCACAGGCTCGCTGGGCCGAGGAGATGGACGGAATCGTCGTCGATGATGACTCCGACCAATGGCTGGATGAAGTATACCGAATGATCTAG
- the dgoD gene encoding galactonate dehydratase, translating into MTEIVDYELFAVPPRWLFLRLETDDGTVGWGEPVVEGRAKTVRTAVEELLDNYLLGTDPTRIEDHWQAMYRGGFYRGGPVLMSAIAGIDQALWDIKGKQLGVPVHELLGGPVRDRIRVYQWIGGDRPADVAEQARKQVEAGFTALKMNATEEVERVDDPATIEAAVTRLREVREAVGDDVDIGVDFHGRVSKPMAKRLVKELEPHEPMFVEEPVLPEHNDALPTIASHTTTPIATGERMFSRWDFKEVFESGAVDVIQPDLSHAGGITEVTKIASMAEAYDVAMAPHCPLGPLALASCLQVDACSHNALIQEQSLNIHYNETSDVLEYLTDPSVFDYEDGYVEIPDEPGLGVEIDEDHVRKQAELEHDWHNPVWRHDDGSVAEW; encoded by the coding sequence ATGACTGAAATCGTCGACTACGAGCTGTTCGCGGTGCCGCCACGATGGCTGTTCCTCCGTCTCGAGACGGACGACGGAACGGTCGGCTGGGGAGAGCCGGTCGTGGAGGGACGGGCAAAGACCGTCCGGACCGCGGTCGAGGAACTCCTCGACAACTACCTGCTGGGAACGGATCCGACCCGGATCGAGGATCACTGGCAGGCGATGTACCGTGGCGGTTTCTATCGAGGCGGCCCCGTATTGATGAGCGCAATCGCAGGTATCGATCAGGCCCTGTGGGACATCAAGGGCAAGCAACTGGGCGTCCCGGTTCACGAACTACTCGGCGGGCCAGTCCGGGATCGGATCCGAGTCTATCAGTGGATCGGCGGTGACCGCCCCGCCGATGTAGCCGAACAGGCCCGAAAGCAGGTCGAGGCGGGCTTTACGGCGCTCAAGATGAACGCGACGGAAGAAGTCGAACGCGTCGACGATCCCGCGACGATCGAGGCCGCCGTCACTCGGCTTCGTGAGGTTCGCGAGGCCGTCGGTGACGACGTCGACATCGGTGTCGACTTCCACGGTCGCGTTTCGAAACCGATGGCGAAACGGCTCGTCAAAGAGCTGGAACCGCACGAACCGATGTTCGTCGAGGAGCCAGTCCTGCCGGAACACAACGATGCGCTGCCGACGATCGCGTCCCATACCACGACTCCGATCGCCACGGGTGAGCGAATGTTCTCCCGGTGGGACTTCAAAGAAGTATTCGAGAGCGGGGCGGTCGACGTGATCCAGCCCGACCTCAGCCACGCTGGTGGGATCACCGAGGTCACAAAGATCGCCTCGATGGCCGAAGCGTACGACGTGGCGATGGCTCCACACTGTCCCCTCGGGCCGCTCGCACTCGCATCCTGTCTCCAGGTAGACGCCTGCTCGCACAACGCGCTCATTCAGGAACAGAGCCTGAACATCCACTACAACGAGACCAGCGACGTACTCGAGTACCTGACCGATCCGTCCGTGTTCGACTACGAGGACGGCTACGTCGAGATCCCGGACGAGCCTGGCCTCGGTGTCGAGATCGATGAGGATCACGTCCGCAAACAGGCTGAACTCGAGCACGACTGGCACAATCCCGTCTGGCGACACGACGACGGCAGCGTCGCCGAATGGTAA
- a CDS encoding enolase C-terminal domain-like protein produces the protein MEITNITVTKVSTDSWGEFVEFPLVTVMSKFDEYNNADGDNPEARRKWMGPVGDVVVEVETDAGITGVGVGNWATGSIETIVNETLSKLVVGEDPHERERLWDMMYRATIPFGRKGAAIEAISAVDLALWDIAGKEAEKPVYELLGGPVSDEIPCYASNLHPVDHETLAREAQNYAEQGFDAMKLRFRYGPEAGREGMKENEKIVETVRDAVGDEIAIAGDAYMGWNVRYAKKMLKRLERYDMEWVEEPVIPDDIDGYAEVREASNVPISGGEHEFTRWGHKELLEREAVDILQPDIHRCGGLTELQRIDAMASARDVPVIPHSGTNPTLHFIAASTNAPMAEYFPIPEWYEERQGEQESTYADAIYANPPQAENGTISLPDTVGLSSATNPEALEHYSVE, from the coding sequence ATGGAGATAACGAACATCACCGTCACGAAGGTCAGTACCGATTCTTGGGGCGAGTTCGTCGAGTTCCCGCTCGTCACCGTCATGAGCAAGTTCGACGAGTACAACAACGCTGACGGCGACAATCCGGAGGCCCGTCGAAAGTGGATGGGGCCGGTCGGTGACGTCGTCGTGGAAGTCGAAACGGACGCGGGCATCACCGGTGTCGGCGTCGGCAACTGGGCGACGGGCTCGATTGAGACGATCGTCAACGAGACGCTCTCGAAGCTCGTCGTCGGCGAGGATCCCCACGAACGCGAACGGCTGTGGGACATGATGTACCGGGCAACGATCCCCTTCGGTCGGAAGGGCGCGGCCATCGAGGCCATTAGCGCCGTCGATCTCGCCCTCTGGGACATCGCCGGCAAGGAAGCGGAGAAGCCGGTGTACGAGCTTCTTGGCGGCCCGGTCTCGGACGAGATCCCCTGTTACGCGAGCAACCTCCATCCGGTCGACCACGAGACACTCGCGCGGGAGGCCCAGAACTACGCGGAACAGGGCTTCGATGCGATGAAGCTGCGGTTCCGGTACGGTCCGGAAGCGGGTCGCGAGGGAATGAAGGAGAACGAGAAGATCGTCGAGACGGTCCGCGACGCCGTCGGCGACGAGATCGCGATCGCCGGCGACGCCTACATGGGGTGGAACGTCCGGTACGCCAAGAAGATGCTCAAGCGCCTCGAGCGCTACGACATGGAGTGGGTCGAGGAACCGGTCATCCCCGACGACATCGACGGCTACGCCGAGGTCCGCGAGGCGTCGAACGTGCCGATCTCCGGCGGAGAACACGAGTTCACTCGCTGGGGCCACAAGGAACTGCTCGAGCGCGAAGCCGTGGACATCCTCCAGCCCGATATCCACCGCTGTGGCGGACTGACCGAACTCCAGCGAATCGACGCTATGGCGAGTGCCCGCGACGTACCGGTGATCCCTCACTCCGGAACGAACCCGACGCTGCACTTTATCGCCGCGTCGACCAATGCGCCGATGGCGGAGTACTTCCCGATCCCCGAGTGGTACGAGGAGCGCCAGGGCGAGCAGGAGTCGACCTACGCCGACGCGATCTACGCCAACCCGCCCCAGGCCGAGAACGGCACCATCTCACTCCCCGACACCGTCGGGCTGAGCTCGGCGACCAATCCCGAGGCCCTCGAGCACTACAGCGTGGAGTAA